Proteins encoded by one window of Nicotiana tabacum cultivar K326 chromosome 10, ASM71507v2, whole genome shotgun sequence:
- the LOC107774898 gene encoding uncharacterized protein LOC107774898 isoform X2 has translation MKKLYSGVVQDFHIPIDDHIKRGTQAVNGKQKYDVGTYTSSVAGTTQNPIKEQSSLDHDADSFIESQNASTSTELDGLIASEEGEIDFSVGNDRAGATCKSSCTVFEKNMTREEELVDEESSTSVATISSESCSDKDSKDTKSGSFSDDDNCFSDVSSSQMIILQDDIVREEQPLAEGSSSFLDNLSKSQSSASEKNEKMFDSSPDAINCISTAPSSQIVLQRNITGAVQPITAQSNSFGDIALSKSLPSLIEESHGNSITAKFPNPTSFFDTELGTFPEDERGCNRFFDAAESISNVSMTHTILQDNITSEDQLAPKKSSSIRDKSLPQTPAFTSDIPPTSLSDAGFGVSMPVCKSFLDNVTCVSDKSSKGAFEDAPNTFQSSELVLSRVLVENESVDVDTGVSDSSPLTESSSLSSGNCSLEAESNCSISTGLSSSLSTPLASANNVVAVIPALSSAAASLMGFSDVNISSSHESVGDSGSIRNNLEWYPSSQLKALMCPAEIGCLNDCCIDLPGMETIDLTDKGKLEESCVLVDNKLQRTVSFRPRKYKSYKELIQEAFASRKSLIKEYKQLAVLYADVDAETSQRTELPSLPSPCLRSTESSICESGWELL, from the exons ATGAAAAAGTTATACTCTGGTGTAGTGCAAGATTTTCATATCCCAATAGATGATCATATAAAAAGGGGAACACAAGCTGTCAATGGAAAGCAAAAGTACGATGTTGGTACTTATACTAGTTCAGTCGCAGGCACTACACAGAACCCTATCAAAGAACAATCATCTCTGGATCACGATGCTGATAGTTTCATCGAAAGCCAAAATGCTTCAACTTCAACTGAACTTGATGGTTTAATAGCTTCCGAAGAAGGAGAAATTGATTTTTCTGTAGGAAATGATAGAGCAGGTGCAACTTGTAAGAGCTCTTGTACGGTTTTTGAAAAGAATATGACAAGGGAGGAAGAACTGGTAGATGAGGAATCAAGTACTTCGGTAGCCACAATTTCATCTGAATCCTGTTCTGACAAAGATTCCAAAGATACCAAGAGCGGTAGCTTTTCAGATGATGATAACTGTTTTTCTGATGTATCAAGCTCTCAGATGATTATACTACAAGATGATATCGTTAGGGAGGAACAACCACTGGCTGAGGGATCAAGTTCATTTCTGGATAATTTGTCTAAATCACAATCCAGTGCCTCTGAGAAGAATGAGAAAATGTTTGATAGCTCTCCTGATGCTATTAACTGTATTTCTACTGCACCAAGTAGTCAGATTGTTTTGCAACGGAACATCACTGGTGCGGTTCAACCAATCACTGCTCAATCAAATTCTTTTGGAGATATTGCTTTATCCAAGTCATTACCATCTTTAATAGAGGAAAGTCATGGAAATTCCATCACGGCTAAGTTCCcaaatccaacttcattttttgATACAGAACTTGGAACCTTCCCAGAGGATGAGAGAGGATGCAACAGGTTTTTTGATGCTGCTGAGAGCATTTCCAATGTTTCAATGACTCATACGATATTGCAAGACAATATCACCAGTGAGGATCAACTTGCACCCAAGAAATCAAGTTCTATTAGAGATAAAAGTTTGCCACAAACCCCAGCATTTACATCTGATATACCTCCAACTTCACTTAGTGATGCAGGATTTGGGGTGTCCATGCCCGTCTGTAAAAGCTTCTTGGACAATGTTACTTGTGTTTCTGATAAGTCAAGTAAGGGGGCATTTGAAGACGCTCCAAATACATTCCAGTCATCTGAACTTGTACTTTCTCGAGTTCTTGTTGAGAATGAAAGCGTGGATGTAGACACCGGAGTATCAGACTCTTCCCCGTTAACAGAATCTTCTAGCCTGTCAAGTGGAAACTGTTCACTGGAAGCAGAGTCCAATTGTAGTATCTCCACTGGCCTCTCATCTTCCTTGTCAACTCCTTTAGCGAGTGCAAACAATGTTGTTGCTGTCATTCCAGCTCTCTCAAGCGCTGCTGCATCGTTGATGGGTTTCAGTG ATGTAAACATTTCGAGTTCTCACGAGTCAGTTGGGGATTCTGGTTCAATAAGAAATAACCTTGAGTGGTATCCAAGCTCTCAGTTGAAGGCTCTTATGTGTCCCGCAGAAATAG GATGCTTGAATGATTGCTGCATTGATCTTCCTGGGATGGAAACGATTGATCTAACTGATAAGGGAAAGCTCGAGGAAAGTTGTGTCCTTGTGGACAATAAATTACAAAGAACTGTTTCGTTTAGGCCAAGGAAATATAAGTCGTACAAG GAACTAATACAGGAGGCATTTGCTTCTAGGAAGAGCCTGATAAAGGAATACAAGCAATTGGCTGTTTTATATGCAGACGTCGATGCAGAAACTAGCCAGCGCACTGAGTTGCCTTCTCTTCCTTCACCATGTTTACGCTCAACAGAATCGTCCATCTGTGAATCTGGGTGGGAGCTTCTATAA
- the LOC107774898 gene encoding uncharacterized protein LOC107774898 isoform X1 has translation MEKIRSKSWIGNIYHKFEAVCQEVDGFVTKDTVKYVENQVQTVGASMKKLYSGVVQDFHIPIDDHIKRGTQAVNGKQKYDVGTYTSSVAGTTQNPIKEQSSLDHDADSFIESQNASTSTELDGLIASEEGEIDFSVGNDRAGATCKSSCTVFEKNMTREEELVDEESSTSVATISSESCSDKDSKDTKSGSFSDDDNCFSDVSSSQMIILQDDIVREEQPLAEGSSSFLDNLSKSQSSASEKNEKMFDSSPDAINCISTAPSSQIVLQRNITGAVQPITAQSNSFGDIALSKSLPSLIEESHGNSITAKFPNPTSFFDTELGTFPEDERGCNRFFDAAESISNVSMTHTILQDNITSEDQLAPKKSSSIRDKSLPQTPAFTSDIPPTSLSDAGFGVSMPVCKSFLDNVTCVSDKSSKGAFEDAPNTFQSSELVLSRVLVENESVDVDTGVSDSSPLTESSSLSSGNCSLEAESNCSISTGLSSSLSTPLASANNVVAVIPALSSAAASLMGFSDVNISSSHESVGDSGSIRNNLEWYPSSQLKALMCPAEIGCLNDCCIDLPGMETIDLTDKGKLEESCVLVDNKLQRTVSFRPRKYKSYKELIQEAFASRKSLIKEYKQLAVLYADVDAETSQRTELPSLPSPCLRSTESSICESGWELL, from the exons ATGGAGAAAATCAGAAGCAAAAGTTGGATTGGAAACATATACCACAAGTTTGAGGCTGTGTGCCAGGAGGTAGATGGATTTGTAACCAAG GACACAGTTAAATATGTTGAGAATCAGGTGCAAACTGTTGGTGCAAGCATGAAAAAGTTATACTCTGGTGTAGTGCAAGATTTTCATATCCCAATAGATGATCATATAAAAAGGGGAACACAAGCTGTCAATGGAAAGCAAAAGTACGATGTTGGTACTTATACTAGTTCAGTCGCAGGCACTACACAGAACCCTATCAAAGAACAATCATCTCTGGATCACGATGCTGATAGTTTCATCGAAAGCCAAAATGCTTCAACTTCAACTGAACTTGATGGTTTAATAGCTTCCGAAGAAGGAGAAATTGATTTTTCTGTAGGAAATGATAGAGCAGGTGCAACTTGTAAGAGCTCTTGTACGGTTTTTGAAAAGAATATGACAAGGGAGGAAGAACTGGTAGATGAGGAATCAAGTACTTCGGTAGCCACAATTTCATCTGAATCCTGTTCTGACAAAGATTCCAAAGATACCAAGAGCGGTAGCTTTTCAGATGATGATAACTGTTTTTCTGATGTATCAAGCTCTCAGATGATTATACTACAAGATGATATCGTTAGGGAGGAACAACCACTGGCTGAGGGATCAAGTTCATTTCTGGATAATTTGTCTAAATCACAATCCAGTGCCTCTGAGAAGAATGAGAAAATGTTTGATAGCTCTCCTGATGCTATTAACTGTATTTCTACTGCACCAAGTAGTCAGATTGTTTTGCAACGGAACATCACTGGTGCGGTTCAACCAATCACTGCTCAATCAAATTCTTTTGGAGATATTGCTTTATCCAAGTCATTACCATCTTTAATAGAGGAAAGTCATGGAAATTCCATCACGGCTAAGTTCCcaaatccaacttcattttttgATACAGAACTTGGAACCTTCCCAGAGGATGAGAGAGGATGCAACAGGTTTTTTGATGCTGCTGAGAGCATTTCCAATGTTTCAATGACTCATACGATATTGCAAGACAATATCACCAGTGAGGATCAACTTGCACCCAAGAAATCAAGTTCTATTAGAGATAAAAGTTTGCCACAAACCCCAGCATTTACATCTGATATACCTCCAACTTCACTTAGTGATGCAGGATTTGGGGTGTCCATGCCCGTCTGTAAAAGCTTCTTGGACAATGTTACTTGTGTTTCTGATAAGTCAAGTAAGGGGGCATTTGAAGACGCTCCAAATACATTCCAGTCATCTGAACTTGTACTTTCTCGAGTTCTTGTTGAGAATGAAAGCGTGGATGTAGACACCGGAGTATCAGACTCTTCCCCGTTAACAGAATCTTCTAGCCTGTCAAGTGGAAACTGTTCACTGGAAGCAGAGTCCAATTGTAGTATCTCCACTGGCCTCTCATCTTCCTTGTCAACTCCTTTAGCGAGTGCAAACAATGTTGTTGCTGTCATTCCAGCTCTCTCAAGCGCTGCTGCATCGTTGATGGGTTTCAGTG ATGTAAACATTTCGAGTTCTCACGAGTCAGTTGGGGATTCTGGTTCAATAAGAAATAACCTTGAGTGGTATCCAAGCTCTCAGTTGAAGGCTCTTATGTGTCCCGCAGAAATAG GATGCTTGAATGATTGCTGCATTGATCTTCCTGGGATGGAAACGATTGATCTAACTGATAAGGGAAAGCTCGAGGAAAGTTGTGTCCTTGTGGACAATAAATTACAAAGAACTGTTTCGTTTAGGCCAAGGAAATATAAGTCGTACAAG GAACTAATACAGGAGGCATTTGCTTCTAGGAAGAGCCTGATAAAGGAATACAAGCAATTGGCTGTTTTATATGCAGACGTCGATGCAGAAACTAGCCAGCGCACTGAGTTGCCTTCTCTTCCTTCACCATGTTTACGCTCAACAGAATCGTCCATCTGTGAATCTGGGTGGGAGCTTCTATAA